One Cuculus canorus isolate bCucCan1 chromosome 1, bCucCan1.pri, whole genome shotgun sequence DNA segment encodes these proteins:
- the DCBLD2 gene encoding discoidin, CUB and LCCL domain-containing protein 2 — protein MVSTGRPRPAGTRQPASPLRLLLFLLLLPRGTGAQKGDGCGHTVLGPESGTLASINYPQTSPNSTVCEWEIRVKPGQRVQLKFGDFDIDDSDSCHSSYLRVHNGIGPTRTEIGKYCGLGFQMDGLITSKSNEVTVQFMSGIHTSGRGFLAAYSTTDKSDLITCLDNASHFTEPEFNKYCPAGCVIPFADVSGTIPHGYRDSSSLCMAGVHAGVVSNTLGGQINVVISKGITHYEGSLANNVTSKVGPLSTSLFTFKTSGCYGTLGMESGAIPDSQITASSVLERSNETGQVNVWKPENARLKRVSPPWAASISDEHQWLQIDLNKEKRITGIITTGSNLAEYDYYVSAYRILYSDDAQKWTVYREPGMDRDKIFQGNTESYKEVRNNFIPPIIARFIRINPLKWHQKIAMKVELLGCQFSIGRSPKITMRPPPPQNKNDAKNDDFIEDFVHSVKTSLQTDKTTFTPEIKNTTVTPSVTKDVALAAVLVPVLVMVFTTLILILVCAWHWRNRKKKMEGTYDLPYWDRAGWWKGMKQFLPTKSAEHEETPVRYSSSEISHLRPREVPTMLQTESAEYAQPLVGGIVGTLHQRSTFKPEEGKEASYADLDPYNSPMQEVYHAYAEPLPITGPEYATPIIMDMSSHPSTPLGVPSISTFKAAGNQAPPLVGTYNKLLSRTDSTSSARALYDTPKGQPGPGATEELVYQVPQSVAHSTGSKDELS, from the exons GTGATGGATGTGGACACACTGTTCTGGGCCCTGAAAGTGGAACTCTTGCTTCGATAAACTACCCACAAACCTCTCCCAATAGCACAGTCTGTGAATGGGAAATTCGAGTAAAGCCTGGGCAGCGAGTTCAGCTCAAATTTGGTGATTTTGATATTGATGACTCAGATTCCTGTCATTCCAGTTACTTAAGAGTTCACAATGGGATTGGCCCCACCAGGACAGAGATAG GGAAATACTGTGGCTTGGGCTTTCAAATGGATGGTTTAATTACTTCAAAAAGTAATGAAGTCACAGTACAGTTTATGAGTGGAATACACACTTCTGGACGTGGATTTCTTGCAGCTTATTCAACCACTGACAAATCAG accTAATTACCTGTTTAGACAATGCAAGTCACTTTACCGAACCAGAATTCAA TAAGTATTGTCCTGCTGGATGTGTGATTCCTTTTGCTGATGTTTCAGGCACTATTCCCCATGGATACAGAGAT tCATCATCGCTTTGTATGGCTGGTGTTCACGCAGGAGTTGTGTCAAATACTCTGGGTGGCCAAATTAATGTTGTAATCAGCAAGGGCATCACGCACTATGAAGGCTCTCTGGCTAACAATGTCACCTCAAAAGT GGGACCATTATCTACAAGTCTCTTCACATTTAAGACAAGCG GTTGCTATGGGACATTGGGGATGGAATCTGGGGCAATTCCTGATTCCCAGATTACAGCATCATCTGTTCTGGAGAGGTCTAACGAAACAGGACAGGTGAATGTTTGGAAACCTGAAAATGCCAGATTGAAAAGGGTTAGTCCTCCTTGGGCTGCATCTATTAGTGATGAGCATCAGTGGCTGCAGATAGAtttgaataaagaaaagagaattacaG GTATTATAACTACTGGATCAAACTTAGCAGAGTACGACTACTATGTCTCAGCCTACAGAATTTTATACAGTGATGATGCACAGAAGTGGACAGTGTACAGAGAACCTGGCATGGATAGAGATAAG ATATTTCAAGGCAACACTGAATCATACAAGGAAGTTCGCAATAATTTCATTCCACCTATTATTGCACGTTTTATTAGGATTAACCCCTTAAAATGGCACCAGAAAATTGCGATGAAAGTAGAATTGCTAGGATGTCAGTTTAGTATCG GCCGTTCTCCTAAAATCACCATGCGGCCGCCACCACCTCAGAACAAGAATGATGCTAAGAATGATGACTTCATTGAAGATTTTGTTCATTCAGTGAAGACTTCGTTGCAGACAGATAAAACAACTTTCACACCTGAAATCAAAAACACAACAGTGACTCCAAGTGTAACCAAAG ATGTGGCATTGGCAGCAGTTCTGGTTCCAGTGCTGGTGATGGTCTTCACGACTCTGATTCTTATCTTAGTTTGTGCGTGGCATTGGAGAAACCG caagaaaaaaatggagggaaCTTACGACCTGCCTTACTGGGATCGTGCAG GATGGTGGAAAGGAATGAAGCAGTTTCTCCCGACCAAATCAGCAGAGCATGAAGAAACTCCTGTACGCTACAGCAGCAGTGAAATTAGTCACCTAAGGCCAAGAGAAGTCCCAACAATGCTGCAAACAGAGTCTGCAG AATATGCTCAGCCACTGGTAGGGGGAATTGTCGGCACGCTCCATCAGAGATCAACGTTTAAaccagaggaaggaaaagaagcaagttACGCTGATTTGGACCCTTACAATTCACCCATGCAAGAAGTTTACCATGCTTACGCTGAACCACTACCTATAACTGGACCAGAATATGCAACTCCAATAATCATGGACATGTCCAGCCATCCCAGCACACCTCTTGGCGTTCCTTCCATTTCCACCTTCAAAGCTGCAGGGAATCAAGCTCCTCCACTGGTTGGAACGTACAATAAACTCTTGTCTAGGACAGACAGCACATCATCAGCACGGGCACTGTACGATACACCAAAGGGGCAACCAGGGCCAGGTGCCACTGAGGAATTGGTGTACCAGGTACCACAGAGTGTGGCCCATTCCACTGGCAGTAAGGATGAACTAAGTTAG